From the Kitasatospora atroaurantiaca genome, the window CGAAACGCAACGTCGTCCACGCAACGGCGCTCGATCGCCCGGGAGGAGCGGACGCCGGTGGTGTAGCCGTAGATCAGCAGGCGCACCATCAGGCGCGGGTCGTAGGGCGGGTAGCCGCGCTTTTCGGTGTAGTCGGCCAGGATCGGCGAGAGGTCGAGCGCCTGGTCGACCAGGTCGGCGACGAACCGGGCCAGGTGGTCCTCGGGCAGCCAGTCGTCCAGCGACGGCGGCAGCAGCAACACCTGGTGCGGGTCGAACGTCCGAAACCGCTTGTCCACCGCCGCCGGACGGGGCTTCGGCCGAGGCGCTACCGGAGTCAGCTTGAACAGACCATCTTCACCAACAGACACAGCTCATCTTCGCGTGCCTGGGAGTCACCGCGCCGGGTGCGGGTGGCCGCGATGCGCGACCCATTCATCGGCGAGGATGGCCATCGTATGCCCGTCGATCCATTCGCCGTTCCAGCACAGTGCGTCACGTCGGGTTCCCTCGTGGATGAACCCGATCTTCTCGTAGACGTGGCGGGCGCGCGGGTTGAAGGCGAAGACCAGCAACTCGATCCGGTGCAGGCCAACGCTTTCGAAGGCGTGGCCGAGGATCAGCCGGCTCGCCTCGGTACCCAGTCCCTGGCCGAAGGACCGGCGGTCGAACAGGCTGATGCGGAATGAACAGGAACGGTTGTGGACATCAAGGTCCGACAGGACGACCTCACCGACGCACACGCCAGTGGTTCGCTCAACCATCGCCAGGTCCAGCCGATCGGGATGCTCGGCGCGGGAGCCGTACCAGCGT encodes:
- a CDS encoding GNAT family N-acetyltransferase; this translates as MHPEISFVEKPTLTGERVVLRPVCMADALAAVAADPEADRLTGTHETFSLETLERWYGSRAEHPDRLDLAMVERTTGVCVGEVVLSDLDVHNRSCSFRISLFDRRSFGQGLGTEASRLILGHAFESVGLHRIELLVFAFNPRARHVYEKIGFIHEGTRRDALCWNGEWIDGHTMAILADEWVAHRGHPHPAR